Genomic DNA from Elusimicrobiota bacterium:
GATTCAAGGGGCCACTGAAAGCGTGTTCGGCTGAATCTTTCTTGCCATTCGATATGGGGTTTGGGGGAAGTGATCAAAAGAGGCAGCGTGAGCGACACCTCCGCTTGTCCAGGGATGCAGACCACCTCGCACTCGAGCCAATCGACTTGGGCCTTGAGGGTCAAAGGTCGGGTGTCTCTAAAAACAGCCGGGGGGAAAATTTGAGTCAACAGCAAAACCTCATCCTCATAGCCGTAACTGACCACGGGCGGCAATTCAATTTTAATGGGGGTGGGCCATATCAGCGGGCCGGCCTTGAACCCTTCGGGAAGTTGCCACGATACTTCGGTTGGAGCGCCTGATTCGCCGGGATTTTTCCAGTAAGTGTGCCACTTTGGTTGCATTTCCAATCGGATCGCCACCCAAAAAGGGGTTCCCGGTTGGATGGATTCCACTTCCGACACCAAGGAGGCTTTGACATGGCTGCCCTTCAGGAGGGCGAAAGAGGAAGCGGGCAGGAGAAATAAGCAGAGGAGAAAGACCGCTCTGCGGATTGTCATATTCATAGTGCAGCTTCGCCGCAACCCAACAAGGGATCAAGCATCGCCGTCGTCCCGGCCCATTTTTTAAAGGATGTGTGCGCGAAGAAGAGTATAAGCCGGGACCCAGCCTCTCCGGAGGGGGAGGTGATCCCATCACACCTTCTGCCGGAACGACTGGGCCCCGGCTTATACACTTGCCAACCATCATTCCACTTAAAAGCTAGGCCGGGGCGACGGCGACCCTCAAACATTTCTTCGTATAAAACCAAGATCCCACGGTTCCATTTCATAGCAGAGTTTTTAGCTTTTTTTGGACGTCGCCGAGCCGTCTTGTTAATTCAGCGATTTTGGAGGGGTCTTTGTGCGTGTCGGGGTTGCCCAAAGCCGTCAAGATTTCATTCTCTTCTTGGGTCCATTGTTCTTTTTCATTGAATGGTGTTTTCCCTTCTTTCAGTTGGCGATAGCGCGCGTTGCGTTCTTCCGCTTCTTTTCGTTTCTGTTCTTTTGTTTTTCGCCCTGAGGATCCCGCTTGAGGCGCTGACGGTTTCGGTTGAGTTTCTCCTTCATGAACGCTGGCCTCAATGGCTTCCTCGCTTCTAAAAAGGTCGGCCTCTTCTCCTTCCTCCAATGATTTTTTGTGAAGGAAATAATCATATCCGCCTGGGTAAAGAGTGACTTTTCCTTGGTTGACATGCAGCACATTGTCCGCCAATTGTTTCAGGAAATAAACGTCGTGGCTGATCATGCAGAGAGTTCCTTCATATGCTTTTAAGGCTTCAATTAACCGTTCCACGCTGGCGATATCGAGATGCGTGGTGGGTTCGTCCATGAGCATAAAGTTGGGAGGGTCAAGAAGCAACTTGGCCAAGCCCAACCGGCTTTTTTCGCCACCGCTCAGCACATCGACTTTTTTGAAAACCATGTCGCCTTGAAACAAAAAACTTCCCAGGATGGTTCGAATGGTGGTTTCGGAATGGGCCCGCCGGGTATCGCAGGCTTCTTCAAACACGGTTCGACCACTTTTAAACATGGCCGCCCGGTGTTGCGAGAAATAACCGACCTCGACATCAAATCCCAATTTCCTCTCACCTGATTGAAAGGGGATTTGGCCCGCCAACAATTTCAACAAGGTGGATTTACCCGCTCCATTGGGCCCCACGAACGCTATTTTTTGACCGCGTTCCAAGGTGAGGTCCAGTCCGTCGTAAACATAGCGGATCCCATCGTAGGATTGGCGGATATTTTTGAGCACCAACACATTGTGGCCGCTTCGTTTGGGTTGCGGAAAGGAAAATCCCACGGTTTTCTGTTCTGGAGGGAGTTCAATTCGCTCCATTCGTTCCAGATATTTGATTTTGCTTTGGACGCTGGCCGCCAAGGAGGCCTTGGCTCGAAACCGGCTGATGAAAATTTCCAAATCCTCAATTTCCTTCTGTTGCCGTTTATAGGCGCTGATCAAATCCTCTTCCTCTTTTTTCTTTTGAGCCAGGTAATGTTCGAATGTTCCGTTGTAAATGTTGAGTTGATGATTTCGGACTTCAACGATACGTTCAGTGACGGCATTAATGAATTCCCGGTCGTGAGAAATGATAAAGAGCGCGCCTTTGAACGAGCGCAAGTGGTTTTGAAACCAAAGGAGGGATTCCAGGTCGAGATGGTTGGTGGGTTCGTCCAACATGAGCAGGTCGGGTTCGTCCAACAGCAGTTTGGCAATCATGACACGCATTTGCCATCCGCCGGAGAGTTCTGAAACAGGACGGGAAAAATCGGTGATTTTAAAGCCCAACCCCATAAGAATCTTTTTCGCCCAAGCTTCCCTTCGGTTATCGTGGCCCTC
This window encodes:
- the yheS gene encoding putative ABC transporter ATP-binding protein YheS; this encodes MITLRNISKSFGAQTLIENASLQINTRDRFALVGPNGAGKSTLFKIIMGTEPLDGGEVSLRSGVRFAYLPQETPHLLGKLVLEETLGEEGHDNRREAWAKKILMGLGFKITDFSRPVSELSGGWQMRVMIAKLLLDEPDLLMLDEPTNHLDLESLLWFQNHLRSFKGALFIISHDREFINAVTERIVEVRNHQLNIYNGTFEHYLAQKKKEEEDLISAYKRQQKEIEDLEIFISRFRAKASLAASVQSKIKYLERMERIELPPEQKTVGFSFPQPKRSGHNVLVLKNIRQSYDGIRYVYDGLDLTLERGQKIAFVGPNGAGKSTLLKLLAGQIPFQSGERKLGFDVEVGYFSQHRAAMFKSGRTVFEEACDTRRAHSETTIRTILGSFLFQGDMVFKKVDVLSGGEKSRLGLAKLLLDPPNFMLMDEPTTHLDIASVERLIEALKAYEGTLCMISHDVYFLKQLADNVLHVNQGKVTLYPGGYDYFLHKKSLEEGEEADLFRSEEAIEASVHEGETQPKPSAPQAGSSGRKTKEQKRKEAEERNARYRQLKEGKTPFNEKEQWTQEENEILTALGNPDTHKDPSKIAELTRRLGDVQKKLKTLL